The following proteins come from a genomic window of Musa acuminata AAA Group cultivar baxijiao chromosome BXJ1-7, Cavendish_Baxijiao_AAA, whole genome shotgun sequence:
- the LOC135678467 gene encoding tubulin alpha chain-like isoform X1, protein MRECISIHIGQAGIQVGNACWELYCLEHGIQPDGLMPSDKTIGGGDDAFNTFFSETGAGKHVPRAVFVDLEPTVIDEVRTGTYRQLFHPEQLISGKEDAANNFARGHYTIGKEIVDLCLDRIRKLADNCTGLQGFLVFNAVGGGTGSGLGSLLLERLSVDYGKKSKLGFTVYPSPQVSTSVVEPYNSVLSTHSLLEHTDVAVLLDNEAIYDICRRSLDIERPTYTNLNRLVSQVISSLTASLRFDGALNVDVTEFQTNLVPYPRIHFMLSSYAPVISAEKAYHEQLSVAEITNSAFETSSMMAKCDPRHGKYMACCLMYRGDVVPKDVNAAVATIKTKRTIQFVDWCPTGFKCGINYQPPTVVPGGDLAKVQRAVCMISNSTSVAEVFSRIDHKFDLMYAKRAFVHWYVGEGMEEGEFSEAREDLAALEKDYEEVGAESAADDEDGDEGDEY, encoded by the exons ATGAGAGAGTGCATCTCGATCCACATCGGGCAGGCCGGAATTCAGGTCGGCAACGCCTGCTGGGAGCTTTACTGCCTCGAGCATGGCATCCAG CCTGATGGCCTAATGCCTAGTGACAAAACTATTGGCGGTGGTGATGATGCTTTCAACACCTTTTTCAGTGAGACTGGTGCCGGGAAGCATGTCCCTCGTGCAGTATTTGTTGATCTGGAACCCACAGTCATCGATGAAGTAAGAACTGGAACATACCGCCAGCTCTTCCACCCTGAACAGCTCATCAGCGGCAAGGAAGACGCCGCTAACAACTTCGCCCGTGGCCACTATACCA TCGGCAAAGAGATTGTCGATCTCTGCCTTGATCGCATCAGGAAGCTTGCGGACAACTGCACTGGCCTCCAAGGCTTCCTTGTTTTCAATGCTGTTGGTGGTGGCACAGGCTCCGGCCTCGGTTCTCTTCTCCTTGAGCGTCTCTCTGTGGACTATGGAAAGAAGTCAAAGCTGGGGTTCACGGTCTACCCATCACCTCAGGTCTCCACTTCTGTGGTCGAGCCCTACAACAGTGTTCTGTCCACCCATTCTCTTTTGGAGCACACTGATGTGGCTGTTCTCCTGGACAACGAGGCAATCTATGACATCTGCAGGCGATCTCTTGACATCGAACGTCCCACCTACACCAATCTTAACCGCCTTGTTTCTCAG GTGATTTCTTCCCTGACTGCCTCACTGAGGTTTGATGGTGCCCTGAATGTTGATGTCACTGAGTTCCAGACCAATCTGGTCCCATATCCAAGGATCCATTTCATGCTCTCATCATATGCTCCTGTTATCTCTGCCGAGAAGGCTTACCATGAGCAGCTCTCTGTGGCTGAAATCACCAACAGCGCCTTCGAGACATCTTCCATGATGGCAAAGTGCGATCCTCGCCATGGCAAATACATGGCTTGCTGCCTCATGTACCGTGGAGATGTGGTGCCGAAGGACGTTAACGCTGCTGTTGCTACCATCAAGACCAAGCGCACCATTCAGTTTGTTGACTGGTGCCCGACTGGATTCAAATGTGGCATCAACTACCAGCCGCCCACCGTGGTGCCTGGTGGTGATCTGGCCAAGGTGCAGAGAGCAGTGTGCATGATATCCAACTCCACCAGTGTTGCTGAAGTCTTTTCACGGATCGATCATAAATTTGATCTCATGTATGCCAAGAGGGCCTTCGTGCATTGGTATGTTGGTGAGGGCATGGAGGAAGGAGAATTCTCTGAGGCTCGTGAGGATCTTGCAGCACTCGAGAAGGATTACGAAGAGGTTGGCGCCGAGTCTGCCGCCGACGACGAGGATGGTGATGAAGGGGATGAATATTAG
- the LOC135678467 gene encoding tubulin alpha-4 chain-like isoform X2, with amino-acid sequence MRECISIHIGQAGIQVGNACWELYCLEHGIQPDGLMPSDKTIGGGDDAFNTFFSETGAGKHVPRAVFVDLEPTVIDEVRTGTYRQLFHPEQLISGKEDAANNFARGHYTIGKEIVDLCLDRIRKLADNCTGLQGFLVFNAVGGGTGSGLGSLLLERLSVDYGKKSKLGFTVYPSPQVSTSVVEPYNSVLSTHSLLEHTDVAVLLDNEAIYDICRRSLDIERPTYTNLNRLVSQVISSLTASLRFDGALNVDVTEFQTNLVPYPRIHFMLSSYAPVISAEKAYHEQLSVAEITNSAFETSSMMAKCDPRHGKYMACCLMYRGDVVPKDVNAAVATIKTKRTIQFVDWCPTGFKCGINYQPPTVVPGGDLAKVQRAVCMISNSTSVAEENSLRLVRILQHSRRITKRLAPSLPPTTRMVMKGMNIRMLTSFTVCLCGNPLPLCLCFKLPIVASSLPLSVCHVGFWMLRDCWCDVIVENVVRMLVL; translated from the exons ATGAGAGAGTGCATCTCGATCCACATCGGGCAGGCCGGAATTCAGGTCGGCAACGCCTGCTGGGAGCTTTACTGCCTCGAGCATGGCATCCAG CCTGATGGCCTAATGCCTAGTGACAAAACTATTGGCGGTGGTGATGATGCTTTCAACACCTTTTTCAGTGAGACTGGTGCCGGGAAGCATGTCCCTCGTGCAGTATTTGTTGATCTGGAACCCACAGTCATCGATGAAGTAAGAACTGGAACATACCGCCAGCTCTTCCACCCTGAACAGCTCATCAGCGGCAAGGAAGACGCCGCTAACAACTTCGCCCGTGGCCACTATACCA TCGGCAAAGAGATTGTCGATCTCTGCCTTGATCGCATCAGGAAGCTTGCGGACAACTGCACTGGCCTCCAAGGCTTCCTTGTTTTCAATGCTGTTGGTGGTGGCACAGGCTCCGGCCTCGGTTCTCTTCTCCTTGAGCGTCTCTCTGTGGACTATGGAAAGAAGTCAAAGCTGGGGTTCACGGTCTACCCATCACCTCAGGTCTCCACTTCTGTGGTCGAGCCCTACAACAGTGTTCTGTCCACCCATTCTCTTTTGGAGCACACTGATGTGGCTGTTCTCCTGGACAACGAGGCAATCTATGACATCTGCAGGCGATCTCTTGACATCGAACGTCCCACCTACACCAATCTTAACCGCCTTGTTTCTCAG GTGATTTCTTCCCTGACTGCCTCACTGAGGTTTGATGGTGCCCTGAATGTTGATGTCACTGAGTTCCAGACCAATCTGGTCCCATATCCAAGGATCCATTTCATGCTCTCATCATATGCTCCTGTTATCTCTGCCGAGAAGGCTTACCATGAGCAGCTCTCTGTGGCTGAAATCACCAACAGCGCCTTCGAGACATCTTCCATGATGGCAAAGTGCGATCCTCGCCATGGCAAATACATGGCTTGCTGCCTCATGTACCGTGGAGATGTGGTGCCGAAGGACGTTAACGCTGCTGTTGCTACCATCAAGACCAAGCGCACCATTCAGTTTGTTGACTGGTGCCCGACTGGATTCAAATGTGGCATCAACTACCAGCCGCCCACCGTGGTGCCTGGTGGTGATCTGGCCAAGGTGCAGAGAGCAGTGTGCATGATATCCAACTCCACCAGTGTTGCTGAA GAGAATTCTCTGAGGCTCGTGAGGATCTTGCAGCACTCGAGAAGGATTACGAAGAGGTTGGCGCCGAGTCTGCCGCCGACGACGAGGATGGTGATGAAGGGGATGAATATTAGGATGCTGACAAGCTTCACCGTTTGTTTGTGTGGGAACCCCTTACCCTTGTGTTTGTGTTTCAAGCTTCCTATCGTTGCGTCGTCTTTGCCGCTGTCTGTATGTCATGTAGGTTTCTGGATGTTAAGAGACTGTTGGTGCGATGTTATTGTCGAGAATGTTGTTCGGATGCTTGTTTTATGA
- the LOC135678468 gene encoding U1 small nuclear ribonucleoprotein 70 kDa-like: MGDFGDPFNRNNPAVQARTKAQNRANVLQLKLIGQSHPTGLTTNLLKLFEPRAPLEYKPPVEKRKCPPYTGMAQFVSQFAEPSDPEYAPPVIKGETPTERRARIRKLRLEEGARKAAEELEKYDPSKDPHVTGDPYKTLFVARLNYETTEHRIKREFETYGPIKRVRLITDKVVNKPRGYAFIEYMHTRDMKTAYKQADGRKLDNRRVLVDVERGRTVPNWRPRRLGGGLGSTRIGGEEVNQKHSGRDQQQIASGSSRSAEPRTEDVRHLDRDREKSRERGRDRERDMDRSGERARDRDPREERHHHHRDQGRNRERERDREREKDRGRERDRGRGRDKERDRGQEYDRERERERERERPRDRDRDRERDYGRASHERDRGYSIDKDLKYGHTESKQGRERSVAKERDLEQGEHEYGQGWYDERNKHGRERDYKQFDQSQQYEHYDRVHPQHISEAKYERDQSNRHEGDYYYDNALQTDGHHDQYGHPDYEGREEGEAVGDEYGYHP, from the exons ATGGGCGACTTCGGTGATCCGTTCAACCGCAATAACCCTGCCGTGCAGGCTCGCACCAAGGCCCAGAATCGTGCTAACGTTCTCCAGTTGAAGCTC ATTGGACAGAGTCATCCAACTGGACTTACCACTAATCTTTTGAAGCTTTTTGAACCTCGTGCACCTTTGGAGTATAAACCTCCGGTTGAGAAAAGAAAATGTCCCCCATATACAG GGATGGCACAATTTGTCAGCCAATTTGCTGAACCCAGTGATCCTGAGTATGCTCCACCTGTTATCAAGGGAGAAACACCG ACAGAAAGAAGGGCTAGGATTCGGAAGCTTCGGCTTGAAGAGGGTGCAAGAAAGGCTGCTGAGGAGTTAGAGAAAT ATGATCCATCTAAAGATCCTCATGTCACTGGAGATCCATATAAGACATTGTTTGTAGCAAGGCTT AATTATGAAACCACTGAACACAGAATTAAAAGGGAGTTTGAAACTTATGGACCAATTAAGCGG GTGCGGTTAATTACTGACAAGGTGGTGAATAAACCTAGAGGTTATGCTTTTATCGAGTACATGCATACACGAGATATGAAAA CTGCCTACAAGCAAGCTGATGGAAGGAAGCTGGATAACAGAAGAGTTCTTGTGGATGTTGAACGTGGTAGAACTGTTCCAAACTGGCGACCTCGAAGATTGGGTGGTGGACTTGGATCAACCAGGATTGGAGGTGAAGAAGTAAATCAGAAGCATTCTGGAAG GGACCAACAGCAAATTGCATCAGGAAGCTCCAGATCAGCAGAGCCCAGGACTGAAGATGTTCGACATCTTGACCG GGATAGGGAGAAATCACGAGAAAGAGGCAGAGATAGGGAGCGAGACATGGACAGGTCTGGTGAAAGAGCACGAGATCGGGATCCAAGGGAAGAAAGGCACCATCACCATAGGGACCAAGGTAGAAACAGAGAAAGGGAAAGggacagagaaagagagaaagatcgTGGGCGTGAACGTGATCGGGGTCGTGGCAGGGACAAGGAAAGAGATCGTGGTCAAGAATATGATCGTGAGCGTGAGCGTGAGCGTGAACGTGAACGTCCACGTGATAGGGATAGGGATCGTGAGCGAGATTATGGCCGTGCTAGCCATGAAAGAGACCGTGGGTACTCCATTGATAAGGATCTCAAATATGGCCATACTGAGTCGAAGCAAGGCAGGgagaggtcggtagcaaaggagaGAGATCTTGAACAGGGTGAACATGAATATGGGCAAGGATGGTATGATGAACGAAACAAACATGGGCGTGAACGTGACTACAAACAGTTTGATCAATCACAGCAGTACGAGCACTATGATCGTGTTCATCCCCAGCATATCAGTGAAGCCAAATATGAGCGGGATCAGTCAAACCGACATGAGGGCGATTATTACTATGATAATGCACTTCAGACTGATGGCCATCACGATCAATATGGGCATCCAGATTATGAGGGACGAGAGGAGGGGGAGGCAGTTGGAGATGAATATGGATATCATCCTTAA
- the LOC135678466 gene encoding uncharacterized protein LOC135678466: MDPCPFVRVLVGNLALKSPVAARPAGGAGVHPSAHPCFATVRLDKHPSRHTVPVPLLPPDHADANPPAAAASLAAGFHLSKADLDRIAGRSLFSAASASGAGTAKLKVAIYSGRMGTTCGVRSGRLLGKVSLPLDLREAAEGRAVVFHSGWIGLGKGAAKAQMYLTVKAEAEPRFVFEFDGEPECSPQVFQVQGNRRQPVFTCSFSCRHNFGDWNWRSRSTQSEPSSPRRWRSSFGSERERPGKERKGWSVKVHDLSGSPVALASMVTPFVASPGTDRVSRSNPGAWLILRPVDGTWQPWGRLEAWRERGGPAGDGLGYRFELLPDTAVGPGVSLAESTISASKGGKFAIDLTGAGGNPLARTSSSSGRGGKLGRGLSPSPSPAYRGFVMSSTVIGEGRSGRPAVEVGVQHVGCAEDAAAFVALAAAVDLSMDACRLFSHKLRRGLSSPALLR, translated from the exons ATGGACCCTTGCCCCTTCGTCCGAGTCCTCGTCGGCAACCTAGCCCTCAAGTCTCCCGTCGCCGCCCGCCCCGCTGGCGGCGCCGGCGTACACCCCTCCGCCCACCCCTGCTTTGCCACCGTCCGCCTCGACAAGCACCCCTCCCGCCACACCGTCCCCGTTCCCCTCCTCCCCCCGGACCACGCCGACGCCAACCCGCCCGCCGCCGCAGCCTCCCTCGCCGCCGGCTTCCACCTCTCCAAGGCCGACCTCGACCGCATCGCTGGGAGATCCCTCTtctccgccgcctccgcctccggcgCTGGGACGGCGAAGCTGAAGGTCGCGATCTACTCGGGCCGCATGGGGACCACGTGCGGGGTGAGGTCCGGGAGGCTCCTGGGGAAGGTCTCCCTGCCGCTGGATCTCAGGGAGGCGGCGGAGGGCAGGGCGGTGGTGTTCCACAGCGGGTGGATCGGCCTTGGGAAGGGGGCGGCCAAGGCGCAGATGTACCTGACGGTGAAGGCGGAGGCGGAACCGAGGTTCGTCTTCGAGTTCGACGGCGAGCCGGAGTGCAGCCCGCAGGTGTTCCAGGTCCAGGGCAACAGGAGGCAGCCCGTCTTCACCTGCAGCTTTAGCTGCCGCCACAACTTCGGCGACTGGAACTGGAGATCAAG GTCGACGCAGTCGGAGCCGAGCAGTCCGCGGAGGTGGCGTTCGTCCTTCGGGTCAGAGCGGGAGCGCCCCGGTAAGGAACGCAAGGGGTGGTCCGTCAAGGTCCACGACCTCTCAGGCTCGCCCGTTGCCCTCGCCTCCATGGTCACCCCCTTCGTCGCCTCCCCGGGCACCGACCGGGTAAGCCGCTCCAACCCCGGCGCATGGCTCATCCTTCGCCCCGTCGATGGTACCTGGCAGCCCTGGGGCCGCCTCGAGGCCTGGCGCGAGCGCGGCGGCCCTGCCGGCGACGGCCTCGGCTACCGCTTCGAGCTCCTCCCGGACACCGCCGTGGGCCCCGGCGTCAGCCTCGCCGAGTCCACCATCAGCGCCTCCAAGGGCGGCAAGTTCGCCATCGATCTCACCGGCGCGGGCGGCAACCCCCTCGCGCGGACATCCTCCTCGTCGGGGCGCGGCGGCAAGCTGGGGCGCGGGCTGTCGCCGTCGCCGTCCCCGGCTTACCGCGGCTTCGTGATGTCGTCGACGGTGATCGGCGAGGGCCGGAGCGGCCGCCCTGCGGTGGAGGTCGGGGTGCAGCACGTGGGGTGCGCGGAGGACGCGGCGGCCTTCGTCGCGCTCGCCGCGGCCGTCGATCTCAGCATGGACGCCTGCCGTCTCTTCTCGCACAAGCTCCGCAGGGGGCTGTCATCACCTGCCTTGCTGCGGTGA